In one window of Bifidobacterium sp. WK041_4_12 DNA:
- a CDS encoding type I-E CRISPR-associated protein Cse1/CasA, whose protein sequence is MSNFVLNSDTASVDARERINNTVNTTQRVIELLRKFAKSVERIRNLQKGSLGDNVSRSAFFDIDKPFRDWLLGLRPSSDIDQAIGSWYEQLRTVVIGKAQEIVNNSSMRDFTVSEDTKNLPQQFNMFIAKVNKEIEIHQ, encoded by the coding sequence AGTTGATGCAAGAGAACGAATCAACAATACCGTCAACACAACACAACGTGTGATAGAGCTGTTAAGAAAATTCGCCAAAAGTGTTGAAAGGATCAGAAATCTTCAAAAAGGTTCACTGGGCGACAACGTTTCTCGATCTGCTTTCTTTGATATTGACAAGCCTTTTCGAGATTGGCTTTTGGGATTGCGCCCCAGTTCTGATATCGACCAAGCCATTGGTAGCTGGTATGAACAACTACGAACAGTGGTCATTGGAAAGGCACAGGAGATCGTTAATAATTCCTCGATGAGAGACTTCACGGTCTCCGAAGATACAAAGAACTTGCCACAACAATTCAACATGTTCATTGCAAAGGTCAACAAAGAGATTGAGATACACCAATGA
- the casB gene encoding type I-E CRISPR-associated protein Cse2/CasB, with translation MTETEKSQDSIYGATSSVLQQLGNTLDSSSTKGILASLRNSVGRELNASSEVWPLLFESINPDYLSKNGIPTAQETAMFAALQLYGIGQQGRSQSVFARGADYRLGKALGTFRKSLDDSQSFDRRFNQLVTSNSIQELLNHLRHLIKIASGPSNSQWKMDYASLAEDLFYFQVANSNQVVFRWGQSYYWQPAKQNK, from the coding sequence ATGACGGAAACAGAGAAATCACAGGACAGCATATATGGCGCCACTTCGTCGGTGTTACAGCAATTGGGTAACACTCTCGATAGTTCTTCAACCAAAGGCATTCTAGCATCGCTGAGAAACAGTGTCGGACGAGAGTTAAACGCAAGCAGTGAGGTGTGGCCGCTTCTATTTGAGTCAATCAATCCAGACTATCTCAGCAAGAATGGAATCCCCACAGCTCAGGAAACCGCAATGTTTGCAGCACTCCAACTCTATGGCATAGGTCAACAGGGGCGTTCGCAGTCTGTTTTTGCCCGAGGAGCCGACTATCGATTAGGAAAGGCACTCGGAACATTCAGGAAGTCTTTGGATGACTCTCAATCGTTTGATCGCAGATTTAATCAACTTGTCACATCAAATTCGATTCAGGAACTGCTGAATCATCTGCGACATTTGATAAAAATCGCAAGCGGACCGAGTAATTCTCAATGGAAGATGGACTATGCATCGCTAGCCGAGGACTTGTTCTATTTTCAGGTCGCCAATAGCAATCAAGTTGTTTTCCGATGGGGACAGAGCTATTACTGGCAGCCTGCCAAGCAGAACAAGTAA
- the cas7e gene encoding type I-E CRISPR-associated protein Cas7/Cse4/CasC, with protein MTDQRLFIDIHAIQSVPPSNINRDDTGSPKTAQYGGVVRARVSSQAWKKAMRDYFREHGELRNVGTRTLEVPRYIADEILKRDDNLTADEAIDRAVKVLNNAGVSTGKDNRVKALFFIGYQQAQELAEHAVNEDYDKASLKSILKHNTATDIALFGRMVADDPSLNEDASAQVAHAISTHAVQTEFDYFTGTDDLAPADNAGAGMLGTIEYNSSTLYRYANVAAHELVSQLGDDKDAAITALKLFVEAFITSMPTGKINTFANQTLPSAVVIVGRSDRPINLVNAFETPVKSREGYIDKSIDKLRSEFEKDNKFVESPAFTLTLNVPELQESHEAGTFGALLNDLDEQLRRNLK; from the coding sequence ATGACAGATCAAAGATTATTCATCGACATTCATGCAATTCAATCAGTGCCACCGTCAAACATCAATCGTGATGACACAGGAAGCCCCAAAACAGCGCAATATGGTGGCGTTGTTCGTGCTCGCGTGAGTTCTCAGGCATGGAAGAAAGCGATGAGAGACTACTTCAGAGAACACGGTGAATTACGCAACGTAGGAACTCGCACACTGGAAGTACCTCGCTACATCGCTGATGAAATACTCAAACGCGACGACAACTTGACAGCCGACGAGGCCATTGATCGAGCCGTCAAGGTTCTGAATAATGCCGGCGTATCCACAGGAAAGGATAATCGAGTCAAGGCGCTATTTTTCATTGGATATCAGCAAGCTCAAGAACTTGCAGAACATGCAGTGAATGAAGATTATGATAAAGCTTCACTTAAATCGATTTTGAAGCATAACACTGCAACAGATATCGCATTGTTTGGTCGAATGGTGGCTGACGATCCGAGCCTGAATGAAGATGCTTCCGCTCAAGTTGCTCATGCCATTTCAACTCATGCGGTGCAGACAGAATTCGATTATTTTACCGGAACCGATGACCTTGCGCCCGCAGATAACGCAGGGGCCGGAATGCTTGGCACTATTGAATACAATTCCTCCACTCTGTACCGTTACGCTAATGTGGCTGCGCACGAGCTGGTTTCGCAACTTGGCGACGATAAGGATGCTGCAATCACTGCACTCAAACTCTTTGTTGAAGCGTTCATTACATCAATGCCCACAGGGAAAATCAATACCTTCGCAAATCAAACGTTGCCAAGTGCAGTTGTTATTGTCGGGAGAAGCGACCGGCCTATCAACCTAGTCAATGCGTTTGAGACACCAGTGAAATCGCGCGAAGGCTACATCGATAAATCTATCGATAAGTTGAGGTCAGAGTTCGAAAAAGATAATAAATTTGTTGAAAGCCCAGCTTTTACGCTTACGCTTAACGTTCCAGAGCTTCAAGAATCTCATGAAGCGGGCACTTTTGGCGCATTGTTGAACGATCTTGACGAGCAGCTACGCAGGAATCTGAAATGA
- the cas5e gene encoding type I-E CRISPR-associated protein Cas5/CasD, whose protein sequence is MKTLLLKLAGPLQSWGTHSHFEVRNTDPYPSKSAIIGLIAAAYGYRREGSDEDIERLNRLDFAVRIDQPGNLLQDFHTAHPVSSKGDIRQAYVTRRYYLQDAIFVVALGGDDEFIDAVLRAVSHPYFQGFLGRRSLPLLDDFILDISGKGVIEAIQSAPWQAADWYKKKHRTSQYDAEIYADANLAENQQTFMARDRAVSFSQQHRLHGFRPVVRIREVMSHAVSETDHDVFSSLGGE, encoded by the coding sequence ATGAAAACATTGCTTCTCAAACTTGCAGGCCCCTTGCAATCATGGGGCACACATTCACATTTTGAGGTGCGCAATACCGATCCATATCCATCGAAAAGCGCAATAATCGGATTGATTGCTGCCGCATACGGGTATAGGAGAGAAGGGTCTGATGAAGATATTGAGCGACTGAACAGACTCGACTTTGCTGTCAGAATTGACCAGCCCGGTAATCTGCTTCAGGACTTTCACACAGCTCACCCGGTGAGTAGCAAAGGTGATATACGCCAGGCTTATGTAACTCGAAGATACTATCTTCAGGATGCCATTTTCGTTGTTGCTCTCGGTGGGGACGATGAGTTCATTGATGCTGTGCTGAGAGCAGTGAGTCACCCCTATTTTCAAGGCTTCCTCGGCCGCCGTTCTCTACCGCTGTTGGACGATTTCATCCTTGACATATCCGGAAAGGGAGTAATTGAAGCCATCCAATCTGCACCTTGGCAAGCGGCGGATTGGTATAAAAAGAAACACCGTACATCGCAATATGATGCCGAAATCTACGCCGACGCAAATCTTGCTGAGAATCAACAGACTTTCATGGCCCGGGATCGCGCCGTATCGTTCTCACAACAACATCGACTGCACGGTTTTCGACCAGTTGTGCGTATTCGTGAAGTGATGTCACATGCTGTGTCAGAAACCGATCACGATGTCTTTTCCTCGCTTGGAGGTGAGTGA
- the cas6e gene encoding type I-E CRISPR-associated protein Cas6/Cse3/CasE, giving the protein MYLSRVQIDYDNRAKIRDLTHLGAFHNWVEQSFPDEISEGRHSRKLWRVDALKGKRYLLIVSESQPNREKLERYGVVGTAQSKDYDTFLSSLQQSHRYNFRVELNPVTTVTDSSGKKRKIPVGAANNQLQWFLGHAEQFGVEFQPDSVLLTSRGEKILKHRKQRVTLSSAIFEGMLTVIDVDALKSVLTNGFGREKAYGFGLLTLIPAQ; this is encoded by the coding sequence ATGTATCTCAGCAGAGTACAAATCGATTATGATAACCGCGCAAAGATACGTGATTTGACACATCTTGGCGCTTTCCACAACTGGGTGGAACAAAGCTTTCCCGATGAAATTAGCGAAGGCCGGCATTCTCGCAAACTGTGGAGAGTGGATGCACTCAAGGGAAAACGTTATCTGCTTATTGTCAGTGAGTCACAACCCAATCGTGAAAAGCTAGAACGATATGGCGTCGTTGGAACAGCGCAATCGAAGGATTACGATACTTTTCTCTCATCACTCCAACAGTCACATCGCTATAATTTCAGAGTTGAGTTGAACCCGGTAACAACCGTTACTGATTCTTCGGGGAAGAAACGAAAAATCCCTGTGGGAGCAGCCAATAATCAACTGCAATGGTTTCTTGGCCATGCGGAACAATTTGGAGTTGAATTTCAGCCTGATTCCGTGCTGCTTACAAGCAGAGGCGAAAAAATTCTGAAGCATCGGAAGCAACGAGTCACATTGTCTTCGGCTATTTTTGAGGGAATGCTGACGGTTATAGACGTAGATGCGTTGAAATCAGTTCTCACCAATGGTTTCGGTCGAGAAAAGGCTTACGGTTTTGGCTTGCTGACACTGATACCGGCACAATAA
- the cas1e gene encoding type I-E CRISPR-associated endonuclease Cas1e, whose translation MTNIPGAKKAELPELPKISDRITFLYIEHCQINRKDSAITVTDSHGVANIPSAMISVLLLGPGSDITHRAMELIGDSGTCVLWVGEQGVRQYARGRALNHSSLLLEKQARLFSNVRTRVHVARTMYQMRFPNENVTEDSMQVLRGKEGARVRSIYRKWSKQTGVAWDRRTYDPDNFESGTPVNQALSSANFALYGLAYTVIAALGMSPGLGFVHTGHDLSFVYDFADLYKAETSIPLSFQAAQSLEEGEDIDSKIRRMMRDEFKSTHLLEKMVSDLKYLFDIHDIELPEADTINLWDDKEGLVPNGVSYSEYSHASSDDNLN comes from the coding sequence ATGACGAATATTCCTGGTGCTAAGAAAGCGGAACTACCTGAGCTTCCAAAAATATCTGATCGAATCACATTTCTTTACATCGAGCACTGTCAAATAAACCGTAAAGATAGCGCAATCACCGTTACAGACTCACATGGGGTTGCAAACATTCCCTCGGCAATGATTTCGGTGCTGCTCCTTGGTCCAGGAAGCGACATAACGCATCGCGCCATGGAGCTTATTGGTGACTCGGGTACCTGCGTGCTGTGGGTTGGTGAACAAGGAGTCCGTCAATACGCCAGAGGTAGGGCATTGAACCATTCCAGCCTATTGTTGGAAAAGCAGGCGCGATTGTTTTCAAATGTCAGAACTCGCGTTCACGTTGCTCGAACCATGTATCAAATGCGATTCCCAAACGAAAATGTTACAGAAGACAGTATGCAGGTGTTGCGAGGGAAGGAAGGAGCCCGAGTTCGCTCAATCTACCGAAAATGGTCCAAGCAGACTGGTGTCGCTTGGGATCGTCGCACATATGATCCTGATAATTTTGAGTCTGGAACGCCCGTTAATCAAGCGTTGTCTTCTGCAAACTTCGCTTTATACGGCCTTGCATACACAGTTATTGCTGCGTTGGGAATGTCACCAGGCTTAGGCTTTGTGCATACAGGTCATGATTTGTCATTCGTATATGATTTTGCTGATTTATACAAGGCGGAAACGTCAATCCCTTTGTCTTTTCAAGCAGCACAGTCTCTTGAAGAGGGCGAAGACATCGATAGCAAAATTCGAAGAATGATGAGAGACGAGTTTAAATCTACACATCTGCTCGAAAAGATGGTTTCAGATTTGAAATATCTTTTCGATATACACGATATAGAGCTACCTGAAGCTGACACCATCAATTTATGGGATGACAAAGAGGGTCTTGTACCCAACGGTGTGTCCTATTCGGAGTATAGCCATGCCTCTAGTGACGATAACCTTAACTAA
- the cas2e gene encoding type I-E CRISPR-associated endoribonuclease Cas2e: MPLVTITLTKVPPSLRGTLSKWLQEIDTGVFVGNINTKIREQLWKRVLDSIGDGRATISFYQNNEQGYNFATEGFRKEVRDFDGVSIITDLPLERVASHMKSGFSNASKYRKARKFSSGHSAHTERTRRADQSAQDGGQQHSCVVLDIETTGLDPFKDSIIELGAVKIVGKSVERFERLIAIESTIPASIVTLTGITDDMLHSSGVQVKDACSELLSFIGADTVIGWNVRFDIGFIHRICPEWEPAQIVDIMRQIKKEHPTLPSFKLAHVANSYGIPATVHHRALQDCELALEIYKKTKSYKSNFQKRKSPKLLG, encoded by the coding sequence ATGCCTCTAGTGACGATAACCTTAACTAAGGTCCCTCCCTCGCTCCGGGGAACCTTAAGTAAATGGCTCCAAGAAATTGACACCGGTGTTTTTGTGGGAAACATCAACACAAAGATTCGAGAACAACTGTGGAAAAGAGTGCTTGATAGCATCGGAGATGGTCGGGCAACCATCAGTTTTTATCAAAATAATGAGCAAGGCTATAATTTCGCAACAGAAGGGTTCCGCAAAGAGGTTAGAGATTTTGATGGTGTCTCAATCATCACTGATTTGCCTTTGGAACGAGTTGCATCTCATATGAAAAGCGGCTTCAGCAATGCTTCAAAGTATCGAAAAGCGAGAAAGTTTAGTTCAGGACATTCAGCACATACAGAGCGTACAAGACGTGCAGACCAATCAGCGCAAGACGGTGGGCAACAGCATAGTTGTGTTGTTCTAGACATTGAAACCACCGGGTTGGACCCTTTCAAGGATTCAATAATTGAACTTGGGGCAGTAAAGATTGTTGGCAAATCTGTCGAACGGTTCGAGAGATTGATTGCAATTGAAAGTACAATCCCTGCCAGCATTGTCACATTGACGGGAATCACAGATGACATGCTGCATTCCTCCGGAGTGCAGGTGAAAGATGCGTGTTCCGAATTGCTGAGTTTTATCGGCGCCGATACCGTTATCGGCTGGAATGTACGATTTGATATCGGATTTATTCATCGGATTTGTCCTGAATGGGAGCCAGCTCAAATTGTTGACATCATGCGGCAAATTAAAAAGGAACACCCTACGTTGCCAAGCTTTAAACTCGCACACGTCGCCAACAGTTATGGTATACCGGCGACCGTCCACCATCGCGCATTGCAGGATTGCGAGCTGGCCTTGGAGATATACAAGAAGACAAAGTCATATAAATCCAATTTTCAAAAGAGAAAAAGCCCGAAGTTGCTAGGATAA
- the tsaD gene encoding tRNA (adenosine(37)-N6)-threonylcarbamoyltransferase complex transferase subunit TsaD, translating to MSETARPDADKLVSDRQSATVVLGIESTCDETAAAIVRGRSLVSNVVASSMEQHARYGGVIPEIASRAHAESFIPVVSKALSDANMTLDDVDAIAVSAGPGLAGCLAVGVSGAKALAAASGKPLYGINHVIGHIAVTQLQFGDFPEDVLALIVSGGHTSLLHVQDVAKHVDVVGTTLDDAAGECFDKIARLLGFPYPGGPHIDRHAQHGDPHAMHVPQGLTQGKAAARHPYDFSFSGVKTAVARWVEEQQALGNEIPIDDVCASLADSVATVLARKAIAACKQYDSDTLIVGGGFSANSQLRARLIEEGERHGIAIRIPRIALCTDNGAMVAMLGVNLVDAGIRPSNPDFGIDSAMPMDKIVM from the coding sequence ATGTCAGAAACAGCAAGACCAGATGCAGACAAGCTTGTCTCAGATAGGCAGAGCGCCACTGTAGTGTTGGGAATTGAATCGACTTGCGATGAGACCGCAGCCGCAATCGTGCGTGGCAGAAGCTTGGTTTCGAACGTCGTCGCATCCTCGATGGAACAGCATGCACGCTATGGTGGGGTGATTCCAGAAATTGCATCCAGGGCGCACGCTGAATCCTTCATTCCCGTGGTGTCCAAAGCTTTGAGCGACGCCAACATGACGCTTGACGACGTTGACGCCATCGCGGTTTCTGCTGGCCCGGGCCTTGCCGGATGCCTTGCAGTCGGTGTTTCCGGTGCCAAAGCGCTGGCGGCGGCATCAGGCAAACCCCTGTATGGAATCAACCACGTAATCGGCCATATTGCCGTGACGCAGCTACAATTCGGAGACTTTCCAGAAGACGTATTGGCACTGATTGTCTCAGGAGGTCACACTTCCTTGCTTCATGTTCAGGATGTGGCGAAGCATGTCGATGTTGTGGGCACAACACTTGACGATGCTGCCGGAGAATGCTTCGACAAGATTGCTCGGCTGCTGGGCTTCCCCTATCCCGGTGGGCCCCATATCGACCGTCATGCTCAGCATGGGGACCCACATGCGATGCACGTTCCACAGGGATTGACTCAGGGAAAGGCTGCTGCAAGGCATCCGTACGATTTCAGTTTCTCCGGCGTGAAAACCGCAGTCGCTCGTTGGGTGGAAGAGCAGCAAGCTTTGGGCAATGAGATTCCCATTGACGATGTGTGCGCTTCGTTGGCGGATTCCGTAGCCACAGTCTTGGCCAGGAAAGCCATAGCAGCTTGCAAACAGTATGATTCCGACACTCTGATCGTCGGTGGAGGATTTTCCGCAAACTCTCAGCTGCGCGCGCGTCTCATAGAAGAGGGGGAGCGACATGGCATCGCCATTCGCATTCCTCGCATTGCCTTGTGCACCGACAATGGAGCGATGGTAGCCATGCTAGGCGTCAATCTCGTGGATGCAGGGATTCGCCCATCCAACCCAGATTTCGGCATTGATTCAGCTATGCCAATGGACAAGATCGTGATGTAA
- the rimI gene encoding ribosomal protein S18-alanine N-acetyltransferase: MIRAIQESDIQQIVPIEAHLFGKGAWSYAMIREELNAPARTYVVDVADVEDAKHGNPQIAANAVIRGYGGFWYDGDDAELMTIGVDTPYQRQGIGSAILATLLRQAAEQGARRMLLEVRVDNDTAIAIYQAFGFERIGLRKHYYQPEGIDAYTMALDINEWQATAAGLASMKGNE, from the coding sequence ATGATTCGCGCAATTCAAGAGTCTGACATTCAACAGATCGTACCTATCGAAGCTCATCTGTTCGGCAAGGGCGCATGGAGTTACGCCATGATTCGCGAAGAGTTGAATGCCCCGGCACGTACCTATGTCGTTGATGTTGCTGACGTTGAGGATGCGAAACACGGCAATCCGCAAATTGCCGCCAATGCCGTGATACGCGGCTATGGGGGCTTTTGGTATGACGGCGATGATGCTGAACTGATGACCATAGGCGTAGACACGCCATATCAGCGTCAGGGGATAGGATCAGCGATTCTCGCAACCTTGCTCAGACAGGCAGCCGAGCAGGGAGCTCGAAGAATGCTGCTTGAGGTTCGTGTGGACAATGACACCGCGATTGCGATATATCAGGCTTTTGGATTCGAGCGTATCGGGTTGCGCAAGCATTATTATCAGCCAGAGGGTATCGACGCTTATACGATGGCGTTGGATATCAACGAATGGCAGGCTACAGCGGCAGGGCTAGCATCGATGAAGGGTAATGAGTGA
- the tsaB gene encoding tRNA (adenosine(37)-N6)-threonylcarbamoyltransferase complex dimerization subunit type 1 TsaB yields the protein MNAAQEEQALNHISTGHDSSAPILVIDTSFGSTVGIVGQETIAERDSRSHVEHLEVNINQAVERAGLTLGNISTIVVGTGPAPFTGLRAGIVTAKALAFVTGASLVGQNVLEAEALWMAAQGLPASADTASDADSSDSPLQESNGADNGDAATHLVLAVNDARRKQLYWALYQVDPVSAQRSQAGKLLNTVNTVNTVMPMDIDYPDNIVDRVNTYIDDVAHEAGGDITVDVMGHGVERYADILQGIARLRTMHDGSLLEAGAQGVRTFAELALAHSAHGDDVEANPLYVRRPDVQVPNPLKRVVNAS from the coding sequence ATGAATGCAGCACAAGAAGAGCAAGCTTTGAATCATATCAGCACCGGTCACGATTCTTCTGCCCCAATTCTGGTCATTGATACCTCTTTTGGCTCCACTGTTGGAATTGTGGGGCAAGAGACCATTGCAGAACGCGATTCACGATCGCATGTCGAACATCTTGAAGTTAATATCAATCAGGCGGTGGAACGGGCTGGTTTGACGCTGGGCAACATCTCCACAATCGTCGTTGGTACTGGCCCTGCGCCGTTTACGGGACTGCGTGCCGGAATCGTGACTGCCAAAGCTTTGGCTTTTGTCACTGGCGCTTCACTCGTCGGACAGAACGTTCTCGAGGCTGAGGCGTTGTGGATGGCGGCTCAGGGGCTTCCTGCATCAGCTGACACGGCATCCGATGCAGATTCAAGCGATTCACCGCTTCAAGAGTCGAATGGCGCTGACAACGGGGATGCAGCAACGCATCTTGTTCTGGCGGTGAATGATGCCAGACGCAAACAGCTGTATTGGGCACTGTATCAGGTTGACCCGGTCTCAGCGCAGCGTTCACAGGCAGGGAAACTGCTGAACACCGTGAACACCGTGAACACCGTGATGCCCATGGACATTGATTATCCTGACAACATCGTTGATCGCGTGAACACCTACATAGATGATGTCGCTCACGAAGCAGGAGGCGATATAACGGTTGACGTGATGGGCCATGGCGTTGAGCGGTACGCAGACATACTGCAGGGCATAGCGCGTCTGCGAACGATGCATGATGGGTCGCTGCTTGAGGCGGGTGCTCAAGGTGTGCGCACTTTCGCCGAACTTGCCCTTGCACATAGCGCACATGGTGACGATGTCGAGGCAAATCCGCTGTATGTCAGACGCCCCGACGTTCAGGTGCCCAACCCTCTCAAACGAGTGGTGAATGCATCATGA
- the tsaE gene encoding tRNA (adenosine(37)-N6)-threonylcarbamoyltransferase complex ATPase subunit type 1 TsaE has protein sequence MKDLGYRIARLVRGGDVIVLSGPLGAGKTTLAQGFGKGLGIEKPIVSPTFTIARELNGSFADRSPAHLVHVDAYRLGSEGFEPGNGVRDRLLDELESLGLDEELESPGQSTVVLMEWGEQMAQELASERLEIHIERPSGMKLTGPAHGGDELSSEGTREVALRGVGSAWADRMHGLREALAS, from the coding sequence ATGAAAGATCTGGGTTACCGTATCGCCCGTCTCGTTCGGGGCGGGGACGTTATCGTGCTCTCAGGTCCCCTCGGAGCAGGGAAGACCACCTTAGCTCAGGGCTTTGGCAAAGGACTCGGCATCGAAAAGCCAATAGTTTCCCCGACCTTCACCATTGCAAGGGAACTCAATGGCAGCTTCGCCGATAGAAGCCCTGCTCATCTGGTTCATGTTGATGCCTATCGTCTGGGCAGTGAAGGATTTGAACCGGGTAACGGCGTTCGCGACCGGTTGCTCGATGAACTTGAATCCTTGGGTCTTGATGAGGAGTTGGAGAGTCCAGGGCAATCCACCGTGGTGCTGATGGAATGGGGTGAGCAGATGGCGCAGGAGCTTGCGTCGGAACGTTTGGAAATCCATATTGAACGTCCTTCAGGCATGAAGTTGACTGGGCCTGCACATGGCGGCGATGAGCTGAGCAGTGAAGGGACTCGCGAGGTTGCGCTCAGGGGAGTAGGCTCTGCTTGGGCTGATAGAATGCACGGACTGCGGGAGGCGTTGGCATCATGA
- the holA gene encoding DNA polymerase III subunit delta yields the protein MANKRSRASAMILVVGGDGYLNQRNVREAEHRACAERPDAEVIELDASDCDAYSFDEAVSPTLLSDVSIVVLRNLQHAGEALGKALETFCADATRHPQDSSVVICQHEGGNKGKRLISTLKNKGAEVMMVPDLKKFDAKINFVYALFERQKRHIEPLAAQQLVNVLGERTGELASMCSQLCFDFDEDPISRATADRYLIADPQVTGFAVADKAVAGDVAGAVLGLRAAIEQGIAPLALIGALGLKLRTLAKASAIRHGTISQAEAKASPWQLRAAGRELSGWSSQGLGRCIEALAWADEQCKSNGGDPVYALERAIGAISVKGRDMNGLGNSRNQGRYRS from the coding sequence ATGGCAAACAAGAGGAGTCGAGCTTCGGCAATGATACTGGTCGTCGGGGGAGACGGATACCTCAATCAGCGCAACGTTCGTGAAGCTGAGCATAGGGCTTGCGCAGAAAGGCCGGATGCAGAGGTCATCGAATTGGATGCCTCTGATTGTGATGCATACAGTTTCGATGAAGCGGTGAGTCCCACGCTGTTGAGTGATGTTTCGATTGTCGTGCTTCGCAATCTGCAACACGCTGGTGAGGCACTGGGGAAGGCGCTTGAAACATTCTGCGCCGATGCCACCAGACATCCTCAGGATTCAAGTGTCGTCATATGTCAGCATGAAGGCGGTAACAAGGGCAAGCGTCTGATAAGTACCTTGAAGAACAAGGGTGCCGAGGTGATGATGGTTCCCGACCTCAAGAAATTCGATGCGAAGATCAACTTCGTCTATGCATTGTTTGAGCGGCAGAAACGTCATATTGAACCCTTGGCAGCCCAGCAACTGGTCAATGTGCTTGGCGAAAGAACCGGCGAACTGGCATCAATGTGTTCGCAGCTCTGTTTTGACTTTGACGAAGATCCAATCTCACGAGCAACGGCTGATCGCTATTTGATCGCTGACCCACAGGTGACTGGATTCGCGGTTGCAGACAAAGCCGTCGCAGGCGATGTGGCAGGCGCTGTGCTTGGGCTTCGTGCAGCCATCGAGCAGGGCATCGCTCCTTTGGCGCTGATAGGCGCTCTGGGATTGAAGCTACGAACCTTGGCGAAGGCGTCAGCGATCAGGCACGGTACGATTTCGCAGGCAGAAGCCAAGGCAAGCCCTTGGCAGCTGAGGGCAGCTGGGCGAGAACTGTCGGGCTGGTCTTCCCAAGGGCTTGGCAGATGCATTGAAGCGCTTGCATGGGCTGACGAGCAGTGCAAAAGCAATGGTGGCGACCCGGTCTATGCTCTTGAACGGGCAATCGGTGCAATATCCGTAAAAGGTAGGGACATGAATGGGTTGGGGAACTCAAGGAATCAGGGACGATACAGATCATGA